CATCAGAAAAGAGCAAGAAAAGAATCTTCCATTAAAGGTCTCGAAGAGGCTGCTAAACTTATTGCAGAACAAAAGCCTGAGGATAAGTATGTCCCAAAGGTTAAACAACCTAAACATGAACCTAAGCACGAGCCAAAGCATGTACCTGCTAAGACTGCATCAGAAGTTAAACCCGATGCTTTAGTTAAACATGAAACAGATAAAAAGGCCGACCATGATTCAAAACCGTTACAGGATAAAAAACCTGTTGCCGATAAAAAACCGGTTGTTAATAAAACTGGCACTTTTGCAGGAAAGGATAAAAGTGAAAAACAATGGAGTAAAAAGCCTTATAACAAAGATGCTTCTAAGCCCGGTTATTCAAAACAGTACAACAAATCCGACTCTAAAAAGGGCAGGTTTGAACATAAAAAGGACAGTCAGGACCCGAATAAAAAAGGAAAGTTTGAGAGAGTAACTATAAACGAAACTAAACCCGCAAATAGATTTAAGGATAAAAAGCCCGGATTCTTTAAACCTTCTTCCGGAGTTCCTCCGGTAATGCCCTCGGGTAAGGATGCAAAAAAAACCGGTAGTAAAGATAAAGATAAAGATAAAAAGTCTAAGAATGAATTGGACTATGATAAGAAGAAGAAAAAGTTCGGCAAAAGCATTAAAGGAAAAGATATCTCACAGAAAGAAATCGATGATGCAATCAGAGATACAATGGCTAAGATTGATGATGATGCAGGTGCATCTGCAAGAAGTATTGCAAGAAGGAAGAAAAAGAAAGAAAGAGCTGAACAGGAAAAGAAAATTCAGGAAATTAACGAATCAAGAAAAAATGTTATAAGCGTTACCGAATTTGTCTCTACTGTTGAACTCGCATCTATTATGGGTGTCCCTGTTACCGACATTATCAAGAAGTGCATGGACCTTGGTATGATGGTCTCTATTAACCAGAGACTTGAAAAAGATATTCTTCAGTTAATGGCAGAAGAGTTTGGTTATACTATAGAGTTCCAGAATGAGTTTGAAGAAACCTTGATGGTAGAAGCAGATGACGCTCCTGAAACACTTAAGAGCAGACCTCCGGTTGTCACTGTTATGGGTCACGTTGACCACGGAAAGACTTCTCTGCTCGATTATATCAGAAAAGCAAACGTTGTCGCCGGTGAAGCTGGCGGTATTACTCAGCATATTGGTGCATATAAAGTTAAACTAGATAACGGTAAATATATCTCATTCCTCGATACACCCGGACACGAAGCATTCACGGCAATGCGTGCAAGAGGCGGTCAGGCAGCAGATATTGTTGTTCTCGTCGTTGCCGCTGACGATAGCGTAATGCCGCAGACTGTTGAAGCTATAAATCACGCACTTGCTGCAGGAGTTCCTATTGTTATTGCAATTAATAAAGTCGATAAACCGGAAGCTAACATCGAAAGAATTAAATCGCAGCTTGCTGAAAGAAACATACTCGTCGAAGAGTGGGGAGGTAAATATCAATCGGTTGAAATATCAGCAAAAAAAGGATTGAATATAGATAAACTTCTTGAGAAAATACTTCTTGAAGCTGAACTTCTTGAACTTAAAGCGAATCCCGATAGGACTGCAAAGGGCGTCGTTCTTGAATCAAAGCTCGATAAGGGTAGAGGCTCCGTTGCAACAGTTCTCGTCCAGAAAGGTACACTGAAAATCGGCGATGATTTTGTTGCCGGTATTTATTCCGGTAGAGTCAGGGCAATGTACGATGAAAGAGATAACAGAATTGAAACTGCCGGTCCTTCTACTCCTGTACTGATTACAGGTTTCGAAGGTCTTCCTCAGGCTGGTGACTTAGTCGTTGTTATGAAGTCTGACGTTGAAGCAAGAATTATTGCCAACAAAAGACAGCAGTTGAAACGTGAACAGGATATCAGAAGAATTAAGCATACAACATTAGAAGATATCACAAATCAGATAAAAGAAGGTAAAGAAGTTGAACTTAATATTATTCTTAAGTCAGACGTGGACGGTTCAGGAGAAGCCCTCGCTGATTCATTGCACAAACTTTCAAAACCGGGTACTGCTACAGTAAAGGTAATACATAAAGCCGTCGGACAAATAACAGAGTCGGACGTTCTTCTTGCAGAGGCATCAAGAGCTGTTATTATCGGTTTCAACGTTAGACCGAATCTTAATGCAAGAAAACTTGCCGAAAAGAGCAGCGTCGAAATAAGAATTCATAATATCATTTATAATGTTCTCGATGAGGTGAAACAGGTGCTCGAAGGTCTGCTGGCTCCTGAAATTAACGAAGAGATTACCGCTACGATTGAAGTAAGACAGGTTTTCAAAGTTCCGAAAATTGGAAACATTGCAGGTTGCTACGTTCAGGACGGTAAGATTGTCAGAAACCATAAAGTTCGCCTTCTCAGAGAAGGCCTTGAAATTTTCAACGGTACCATTTCTTCTTTGAAAAGAATTAAAGATGATGTTCGCGAAGTTGAATCAGGATATGAATGCGGTATCGGACTCGAAAACTTCAGCGATATTAAAGTTGGTGATATTATCGAAGGTTATAAATTAATCGAAACTAAGAGAAAATTAGAATCTGTATAACAGATGTCAATAAGAACAGAAAGAGTTAGCGAAGAAATAAAGCACCGAATGAACTCAGCTATGTCGAAAGACCTGATGGAGATTCATGCAGGACTTGTTACGGTTTCTCGTGTTATAATGTCTCCCGACCTGAAAATTGCAAAGGTGTACGTCTCTTTCCTCGGTAACAAAGAACCCGCAGAAAAGTTAGTCGAAAGAATTAACAACAGAAAAAGTCACATTAGATTTCTTCTCGGTAAACAGCTTACCCTTAAATACACTCCAGACTTAATATTTTTCTACGATGATTCCATGGAATATGCCGATAAGATTAATAAACTCTTAAACGAAGTCAAGAAAAACGAATCAAAAGAAAAAAACGAAGAACATGAAAAGGATGAAGAGATGTAAATTACAAACTTTCTTCTATTACCAGAAATCTCATTTCATCAAGCTCTTCTGACTTTTCATCAATCATTCTAATATCAAAATCACCAACCCTTAATCTTCTTAAAGTTTTTAAATATCCGCCTATTCCAAGCTCAGCACCAAAATCATTCGCAAGTGAACGTATGTAAGTTCCCTTCGAAACCGACACAAAGAACTTGATTTCCGTCTCACTGATTCTCTCAATTTGAAATTCTTTTATAAAAACTCTTCTTGGCATCAGTTCCAGCGTCTTTCCCTTTCGGGCAAGTTTGTAAATTGGCTTACCTTTATGCTTGATTGCCGAATGCATTGGAGGTATCTGTTCTATCTCACCACGAAATTTGTTTCTTACATCAATGATTTGTTCTTCAGTTATATTTGACGCATCCATTATATCCTGCTCATCTGATTCTGTATCGTAAGTTGGCGTTACAGCCCCTATTCTTATAGTTCCTTCATAATCCTTGTCAGCACCAATCATTTCTGTAATCGTCTTAGTTTTCTTTCCCGTGCAAATAACCAATAGTCCTGTTGCTTTAGGATCAAGTGTTCCCGAATGTCCTACTTTCTTCAGTTTAAATGTCTTTTTAATTTTATTTGTTACTTTTGCTGAAGTCCAGTATAACGGCTTATCCACCAGAATTACCTTATTATCATATTTTTCTTGTATATCTGAGATTTCCATTGTCTAAAATAATTCTTCTGTTGTCCATTATGAATGGCATTATTTTTCCTAATCCTATCTGTTTACATTAATTTAATGCTCAAATCATGGAATACATTGAAAAAATTCATTAGAATTAAT
Above is a genomic segment from Ignavibacteria bacterium containing:
- the infB gene encoding translation initiation factor IF-2; the protein is MKLVKLVKEVNRSKEDIIEYLKHIGIEKVTINTTLESDIVGKVLNKFKLDVAEHEKQLKKIVDFAKSNKVEISEANEAIRKEEESKRKKAEAERLRRNLEEQKKREEEERKRQELQAFLEHEKRKKDEEELAKKRKAELDKIYENKKKSARERSEEAHQKRARKESSIKGLEEAAKLIAEQKPEDKYVPKVKQPKHEPKHEPKHVPAKTASEVKPDALVKHETDKKADHDSKPLQDKKPVADKKPVVNKTGTFAGKDKSEKQWSKKPYNKDASKPGYSKQYNKSDSKKGRFEHKKDSQDPNKKGKFERVTINETKPANRFKDKKPGFFKPSSGVPPVMPSGKDAKKTGSKDKDKDKKSKNELDYDKKKKKFGKSIKGKDISQKEIDDAIRDTMAKIDDDAGASARSIARRKKKKERAEQEKKIQEINESRKNVISVTEFVSTVELASIMGVPVTDIIKKCMDLGMMVSINQRLEKDILQLMAEEFGYTIEFQNEFEETLMVEADDAPETLKSRPPVVTVMGHVDHGKTSLLDYIRKANVVAGEAGGITQHIGAYKVKLDNGKYISFLDTPGHEAFTAMRARGGQAADIVVLVVAADDSVMPQTVEAINHALAAGVPIVIAINKVDKPEANIERIKSQLAERNILVEEWGGKYQSVEISAKKGLNIDKLLEKILLEAELLELKANPDRTAKGVVLESKLDKGRGSVATVLVQKGTLKIGDDFVAGIYSGRVRAMYDERDNRIETAGPSTPVLITGFEGLPQAGDLVVVMKSDVEARIIANKRQQLKREQDIRRIKHTTLEDITNQIKEGKEVELNIILKSDVDGSGEALADSLHKLSKPGTATVKVIHKAVGQITESDVLLAEASRAVIIGFNVRPNLNARKLAEKSSVEIRIHNIIYNVLDEVKQVLEGLLAPEINEEITATIEVRQVFKVPKIGNIAGCYVQDGKIVRNHKVRLLREGLEIFNGTISSLKRIKDDVREVESGYECGIGLENFSDIKVGDIIEGYKLIETKRKLESV
- the rbfA gene encoding 30S ribosome-binding factor RbfA codes for the protein MSIRTERVSEEIKHRMNSAMSKDLMEIHAGLVTVSRVIMSPDLKIAKVYVSFLGNKEPAEKLVERINNRKSHIRFLLGKQLTLKYTPDLIFFYDDSMEYADKINKLLNEVKKNESKEKNEEHEKDEEM
- the truB gene encoding tRNA pseudouridine(55) synthase TruB, with translation MEISDIQEKYDNKVILVDKPLYWTSAKVTNKIKKTFKLKKVGHSGTLDPKATGLLVICTGKKTKTITEMIGADKDYEGTIRIGAVTPTYDTESDEQDIMDASNITEEQIIDVRNKFRGEIEQIPPMHSAIKHKGKPIYKLARKGKTLELMPRRVFIKEFQIERISETEIKFFVSVSKGTYIRSLANDFGAELGIGGYLKTLRRLRVGDFDIRMIDEKSEELDEMRFLVIEESL